GAGGCGACGGCGATCGCGACCAGGCCGACGACGTTGGAGGCGCCGTCCATGAGCGAGTTGACGCCGTCTGCGGTCATGGCGAGGCTGCCGGTGAGCAGGCCGTAGCCCAGCTTGGCGCCGCCGACGAGCACGTTGAGCGCCAGCACGCCCAGCAGGGTGCGCTGGATGGCGCGCGTGCGCCCGCCGTGCCCGTGCTCGGGCAGCGGGGTGAGTGTGGTCGCTCGCTCTCGGTGCTCGTCCCGCGGCATTGATCCCTCGTCCATCGTCCTGCGGCGGGACGCGGTGTCCCGCCCCATCCCATGAACTGTAGCGCGGTACATACCACTTAGTCACGGAGCAAATCGCAGATTTGCCGCGGCAATACCTGACGTTGGCGGCATGTTCCACGCGACGTGTCGCGCAGACGGCGTGATTTCCCGAACCGACCCGTGCCGCGGCATTGATATGGAACTGATATGCCGGCCGCAAATGCGCGACACGGCATGCACGGCACCAGGTCTAGACTGCAAACGAGGGCAGACCGGCATGGCGCCCGGGCAGTCCGCAGTCGAGCAGAGAGGAACGGCATGGAAAAGCCAGGAACGGACCTCGAGCGGGCGTTGCGTACCTATCTGATCGGCGCGGTCATCGTCTGGGTCGGCCTGATCGCCGCCACGGCGATTCTGCTCCGTGGCAGCGATGAGTTCCCGATCATGCTGACGATCCTGGGCGGCGGCGCGGTCTGGTTCGTGGTGATCGTTCCGACCATGCTTCGCTCACGCTGAGGAGCACGCGATGTCCCGGCAGTGGGAGTTCTGCGCGCTCACGTCGCACGCGGCGATCGTGGACGACGAACACGACGAGCCGCACACCGCGGCTGGCCCCTTCCTCTACGAGCCGGCGGCGCCAGGCGTGGCGCCGCCCGCCGGCTCGCTCCCCGTTGCGCGTCGTCACTGGCGTGCCGCGCGAGCGGTGCGGGTCGGGACCAATGAATCGGCGAGATAGTGGCGGGTACATAGAAAGGATGTGCCACCATGGTTGAGCGCTGGAGACCACGCGCTGAGATCGAGCGCATGTTCGAGGAGATGGATCGCCTGCTGCCCATGCCGTTCCGGTGGGGGCGCACGCTGCCGAGGATGTTCACCATGCGCCACGGCGTCGACCTCTACGAAACCCCCGACCAACTGGTCATCAAGGCGCTGGTGCCTGGCGCTACCCCGGACGACATCGATATCTCGCTCGACCACCAGACCCTCACGATCCGGGCGCGCTACGGCTACACGCTGCCGGAGGACGAGGCGGAAGCGGTCACCTGGCACTTCCAGGAGATCGACAGCGGCCAGTTCACCGAGACGGTGACCTTGCCGGTGCCGGTCGAGCCGGAGCAGGTCACGGCGACGCTGCAGGACGGGATCCTCACCGTCACCCTGCGGAAGACCGCCGAAACCCGCGCCCGCCGCATCCCGGTCCGCACGACCGGTGCAGACTCCGATGGCGCTTCAGGAGCGTAAGCTCCCGACCGCCGGGGAACACGCCTGTGGCGCTAGATCAGGCCGAAGCCATAGGCGTCAAGGATCGCGGCAAGCAGTGACCGGTTAGCCGGGTCCGCAAGTCCCGGGAGGCGCGTCGCCTGCAGGAAGGGCGCGGCTCGGTCGAAGATGGCCGCGCAGGCTCGGGACGGGTCGTGGCGCGAGCGATAGAGGATGCCGTCCGGTTGTGACGGATGGGCCCAGAGCGCTCGCGCCCAGACCTGAGCAATCACGTAATCCCCGGAGCAGAGGCGTCCATCGGCACCGAGGCGCGCCAGACCTGGACCGGTTAGGTCAACCAGCCGTAACGGCTGCGACGCGTCGACCCGGGCAAGTTCACGTTCGGCGAGCGCGGCGAGCGTCACCACGCCCGCCGCGTTCGGCCCCTTGCCGAAGGTTTCGATGAAGGCGCAGTGAGGGTCCTCCCCCACATACAGCACCCCATAATTACCCTCCGGGTCGTCGAAGCGGAACACGGCGGATCGTCCGAAATGGAGCGGGTCGCGGCAGGCCCGGTGGAGCCGAAACCAGGGGCCAGTGGCGGTGACGATCGGGAGCTCCCGGCTGGGGAGATCGGGCGGTGGCAGCGGATGGGGACCGGGCGCTGGCTTACGCGGCACCCTGCTCACCATAGACCTCGGCCGCGCGCCGGACTGCCGCCACGTCGCCACGGCGCAGGACGGCGAGCGGCGTCTCCCCCTGCAGCCGCACATCCGGAGTAAGGAAGAAGGCGACCTGCATCCAGGGGTCGTGCTCGCGCAGAGCGTGCAGTACCTCCTCCAGACCCGGGAGGAGCGCGCCGCGCTCTGGAACGAATTGCCACGCCGGATAAGCATATCCACGGCGACCGGTCGCAAGGCCGATCAGCCGCCCTGCCTTGCGGCGCTTGTCCACCGCCTGCCGGGTGATACCGAGGATATCGGCGACCTCAGTCGAGGACAGGGTACCGCCCTCGGCGGCAAGCAGCCGGGCACGCGCACGCAAGCCGCGCAGCCGCGCCCCCACGAGCGGGTCGTCCTCTCGCAGCACGGCCAGCGCCGCCGGTGCGTCCAGCGCGTCCAGCAGCACCTCGTAGTCCGACCGCGCCCCGGCGGCGTCCCCGAGAGTGGTGTCGTCCAGCGCCTCCGTGAGCCGCGCCAAAGCGTTGAGCGCGCGGGCGACGAAGGCACCTTCGGCAGGCGAGTCGACCTGCTGGAGCAGGCGCAGGACAGCGGCGACGACGCTCGGCGCCGCTCCGTGGGCGGCGGTGGTGAGCTGATGGATGGCAGTAGCGGTCATGTCGCGCCTCCGGTTCACGTAGTTGTTACACCTAGAGTATAGCAACTTCGTCAACCGAGGGCCACTGTGAACCGGTGAGTCACTTCCAGTGGTCGAGGTCTTGACGCGTGCCTCCCAGCACCGAATCATGTACGTGCACCAAGGGAGGGGCGCCACATGACGGGAAAGACAAGGGCGGCGGTGATCGTGCGTCCGGCTGAGTTGCGCGACGCAGCGGCCATCGCCGAGATCTACAACCAGGGCATCCGCGGCCGGATGGCGACCTTCGAGACGGAGGAACGCACTGCCGAAGAGCGCGCTCGCTGGCTTGCCGCGCACGACAAGCATCACCCGGTGCTCGTCGCCGTCGACCCGGAGACCGACCAGGTGGCCGGGTGGATCTCGGCCGATCACTACCGGTCGCGGTGGTGCTACCGGGGTGTTGCCGAGTTCTCGGTCTACGTCCATGAGGACTACCGGGGGCGCGGCGTCGGTGCGGCGCTAATGGAGGCGTTCCTCCCTGCGTGCGAGCAGGCGGGACTCTGGAAGCTGCTCTCACGCATCTTCCCGGAGAACAAGGCCAGCCGCGCACTCTGCGCCCGCTTCGGCTTCCGTGAGGTGGGCATCTACGAGAAGCACGCCCAACTCGACGGCGTCTGGAAGGACGTTGTCATCGTCGAGCGCCTGCTGCCGGGGACAATCGCCAACCCGCCGGTGGATTGGTAAGCGGGAAACGGGCGCCGGGTTGCGTGTTCCGTGTTGCGTGTTGCGTGTTCCGTGAGCATCATCCCGCCAGGTCGTCCTACCGCCGTCGCACACGCCGTGAGTGCCGGACGCGGACGCCCGAGTAGCTCACCGTGCTGCAAAGGGAAATGGGGAACCGAGCAGCGTCGGGCCGATTCTCTCCACGATCCCTTTCGCGCCCCCTCATAGCGTTGACGAAATACCGTGGCACACCGGAACTGTCCCCGTGGCACTCGCGATGTCATCCTGAGCGGAGCCGGCCGGCGCGGAGCGCCGGGCGGCGGAGCGAAGGATCTCGCGTCGGATCGGCCCCGCATCAGAGATCCTTCGCTGCGCCGGGGACGGCTGACCACCGCCCCCGGCTCCGCTCAGGATGACACGCGGGGAGTCGGGGACTGCTGGTGGGGATGCCGGGTTAATCCCTCCGGGGCGTTCACGCTAGACAGCACGAGCCGGGACCGCCATCTGCCAGCAGAGGCTGCCTTGAGGCAGTTCGACCAGCCGCACACGCTCCGGCTCCGGGCGCTCCGGGCCCGGCAGGCGAAAGCCGGCCACCTCGATGCTCTCAGCGCTGGCAATGAACGTCAGCCGCGTCGCGCCCGGCGCGACCGCGGGGTTGAACGCCGTCCGCATCCGCTGCGTCGCCCACCACAGGGTCCGACCGGCCTCTCCCTCGTAACGCTGCAGCAGATAACGATGACCGAGATCGTCGACCAACTGGTCGAAGCCGGGCCAGCGCGGCAGCACGTGATGGAGATCCCCCGCTCCCGGGCGCCGACGGGCGCGGATCCGCGTCCGCACCGTGATCAGCGTTCCGCCCTTGCCAAAAGCAACCTCGTCGACGGTGACGCGTAGCCCGTGCTCCATCCGGATCACCGCTCGCGGGAACGTGACCTGCACCACCGGCCCGATCTGGAGCGAGTGGAGCGGCGGCCGCGCCTGCTCCATCAGGCGGTGCAGCGCCATCGCCGCGCCCTGCGACGCGCGCTCCTCGCGGAGCCAGGCCAGCGCGTCCACGTCCTCCGGCAACGCGAGCAGATCGGCGAGCAGCGGGCTGGCGCCGCGCGCCCTGGCGTCAGCGGGCTCCGGTGTTCCACGAAGCCGGCGCACGCGCCGGAGCGTCGCACGCAGGGCGTCAGGCGCGGCCAGTCCATGCTCCGGAATCGCGTCGAAGAGATCGGACTCCTCGGGCAGGTCGACGAGCTGGCCCAGCAACGCTCGCTCGCCCGCCTTGGGCATGTCGAAGCCGTACCATCGCGCCCGGCGCACGCCAACGACCCGACCTCTCAGCTCTTCGAGCGCGGCGTGCAGCGCAATCCGCGCGCACAGCGGGCCACGATTCGCCGCCAGCCAGGCGACGGGATCCTGCCCCGCGGGAAGCTGAATCAGGTCGGCGAGGAGCTGGCGCTCCTCGACCGACCCCGGCTCCAGCAGGTGGGTGCCCGGCGGCAGGTGCCGCAACGTTTCCAGCCGCTGGAGGTCTCGCCGAATGTCGTCGTCGGGATCAAACATCGTCGGCTCCTTGTCCCCCAGGCCCCGGACACACGCCGCGGCCAGGAAATCGTCGTGTCGTCCGTCGGGTACAACATCGCACGCGCGAGACCACCCACCGGACGAACCGTGCTGCTCATCGTCGCTCCGACGTCACCCGTCCAGGCCCACGCTCCCCTGCGACAACGTCACTCTTATGTGAATCGTTCGCCCCTATGCGAAACCCTCTCCCCGCTTCGTCAAAAGGCACGACTCCTCTTTCCGTCTGAGTGACCCGCCTGCAGAGCAGTGGAGATCGAGGAGACGCTCGCCCAACTCGACGGTGCCTGGCGGGACGTGGTGATGGTCGAGCGCCTGCTGCCTGGGACGATTGCGAATCCGCCGGAGGGCTGGTACGAGGAAGTTTCGGGCTTCAGGGGGCTGGAGCGTGATGCTGCCGCAACTCGCGAAAAGCAAAATAGTTCGCGATCACGCCCCGGAGCGGCTCCTGGTTCGCGATCGCCTTTTGCCGCAGCCGCTTGATGCTCGGCTCGACCTGGGTCAGGTCGAGACTGGTGACCAGATAGAGTAGCTGGGCGATCACCTCCACGGGTTGCTCGCCCTCAGCGAGGATCTGGCCCGCCGCCTGAACAAATGCCTCACGGTCCTCACCGGCTGTCCGGTGATAAAGATCCAAGACCGCATCCAGGCCATACCAATCCAACCGGCTATTGGCGACACCGCGCAGGTCGTCCGTCTCGCCGCGGAGCCGATTGAGGATGGCGTGGTAGTAGTCTGTCACGGCGGTCCTCCTCTATGGCCTCGGCTCAAGGCCGATCAGAGAGGTAAATGATACCATCGCGGTCCGTTGCCATCGACGTCGACGTAAACGACTTCCATCGTTTCGTCGAGCGGGAGGTTCCCAACCAAACACCACTCTCGCGCACCGCCGCCCGTCAGTCCCTGCCGCGCGCCCAAGGGCGGTACCGGCGTGTAGACCTCGCCGTCGGCCGGGATGGTGAAGCGCACGATCGCGCAGCCGTACAAGCTGCATGCCTGGTGAGCTCTCGTCGGAAGCCCCATCCTTCGCGCGAAGTCTGCCGGCCCATGCACTCCTTCGAGCGACTCGCGGTCCGTGAAGAAGACGAACTGAGCGCCGGGTGGCGCCAGCGGCGGTGGCGATGCGGAGATTCCCGCCGCGCGAGCCGAGACGAACAGCCGCCAGGGCCAATGCAGCAGCGTCCACCATGTGGACCCGGCGATGATCCGGTAGCCCTCGGTGGGTGGCTGGCTCGGTTGGAGGCTGCGCCACTGCCCCGGCGAGCCTCCGAAAGGGCAACCTCGATTAACCACCAGGCTTCCCTGCGCCAGACATTGCGTAAACCGGTCGCTCCTATCCTACAGCGCAGTCGTTCTTCGTCAAGAGGCACGACTTCCGTATCCGACCGGATGACCGCATCACACGTCGGCGACCGCGCCCGCCCCCCTGGACCGACGGCATGCAGGCTGCTAGCGTACGGGCCGGTACACGGTAGAATTAGCTGTGGCAAATTTAGTGACTAGGCTCGATGAATGGATGCGGTGAGAAGCCCAAGGACGGCGAGGTGGTGGGAGAACGACGGGTGATCCCCGCGGCAGGGCGGGAGGAGCAGCAGGGCGCCCCCGGACGGCTGGGCCGGATCCGGCGGGTGCTCCCCTTCCTCGGGCCGGCGTTCGTGGCGAGCGTCGCCTATATCGATCCGGGCAACTTCGCCACCAACATCCAGGGCGGCGCCCGCTTCGGTTACCTCCTGCTCTGGGTCATCCTGATGAGCAACCTGATGGCCATGCTCATTCAGTCGCTCTCGGCGAAGCTGGGCATCGCCACCGGGCGCAACCTGGCCGAGGTCTGCCGCGATCACTTCCCCCGCCCGCTGGTGTACGGCATGTGGGTGGTCGCGGAGATGGTCGCGATGGCGACCGACCTGGCCGAGTTCCTGGGCGCGGCGATCGGGTTCAACCTGCTCTTCCACATCCCGCTCCTGCCGGCCGGCATCCTGACCGGCGTGGTCACCTTCGTGATCCTGGCGCTCGAACGCTTCGGCGCGCGGCCCCTGGAGGCCGTGATCGCCGCCTTCGTCGGCGTGATCGCCGTGAGCTATGTCATCGAGACCGCGTTGGCAAGCCCCGATTGGGGCACGCTGGGTCGACACGCCTTGGTGCCGCAGCTCGAGGGCGAAGAGAGCCTCCTCCTGGCAGTGGGCATCCTGGGCGCCACGGTCATGCCGCACGTCATCTTCCTCCACTCCTCACTCACCCAGAGCCGGATCCGGCCGAAGGACGTCGCCCAGGCGCGGCGCATCTACCACTTCGAGATCCTGGACGTGGTCATCGCGATGGGGCTCGCCGGCCTGGTGAACATGGCGATGTTGATCATGGCGGCCGCCACGTTCCACGCCGAGGGGCTGATCGAGATCGCCTCGATTGAAGAGGCCTATCGCACGCTGACACCGCTGCTCGGCCCGCTGGCGAGCACCGTCTTCGCCATCTCGCTGCTCGCCGCCGGGCTTTCCTCCTCGACCGTCGGCACCATGGCCGGGCAGGTCATCATGCAGGGCTTCCTGAACTGGCACATCCCGGTCTGGCTGCGCCGTGCCATCACCATGGCGCCGGCGCTGGTTGTCATCGCGCTCGGGCTCGACCCAACGCGAACGCTGGTCATCAGCCAGGTGATCCTCAGCTTCGGTATCCCCTTTGCGCTTATTCCGCTGGTACTCTTCACCCGCGACCGGAGGATTATGGGCGACCTCGTGAACCAAACCTGGACGACCCGGGTGGCCTGGCTGGTCGCTTCGGTGATCGTAGGCTTGAACGTGTTCCTGCTCGTCGCCACGTTCCAGGGAGGGATCCTGTGACCAAGCGGCTCCGACACTTCCTGGTGCCGCTCGACGGCTCGCGGCTGGCCGAGGTCGTCCTGCCGACGGCCTACGACCTCGCCGCCGCCTGCGACGCCCGGATCACGCTCCTCCACATCATCGAGCATGACGCGCCAGCCACGGTTCACGGGGAACCGCACCTGGACAACGTCGAGACGGCCGACGCCTACCTGGCGGCCGTCGCCCACCGAGAGCAGAGAACCGGCGTCCCGACGACCACGCATGTCCACACCAACCCGGCGCACGATGTCGCCCGCGCTATCGGGGAGCACGCCGAGGAACTGGGCGTCGACCTGATCGTGCTGGCGACCCACGGCCGGGGCGGGCTGCGCGGTCTCCTCTTCGGGCGGATCGCGCAGCAGGTCCTGCACCACACGGCCACACCGGTCCTGCTGATCCGGCCGGTCGAGGGGGAAGCCGCGCCCACCCTGCGCCGTGGCCCCATCGTCGTCCCGCTCGACGGCACACCGGCGGCTGAGGCGGCCCTACCCCTCGCGCAGGCGCTGGCTGCCGCGACCGGCACCCATCTCCACCTGGTGCGCGTCGTCCCGACGGTCCAGACACTCACCACGGGGCGCGACCCGGCAGCGACGTTCACGCCGATCGCCACGGCGGCCCTGCTCGATCTGGAGGAGACGGCCGCGCGCGACTACCTGGCGGAGGTCGCGGACCGCGGCACGGGCGGGGTCCCGACGACGACCGAGGTGCGACGCGGCGAGGTGGCGGCCGAACTTGCGGCGGCCGTGACCGACAGTGAGGCCGGCCTCGTGGTCATGGCCACGCACGGCCGCGCCGGGATTTCCGGCCACCTGGCCGGCAGCGTGGCCACGCGCCTGCTCTCCCGGCTCGACCGGCCACTGGTCTTGACGGGAGCGGACGGGCGCTAGCGGCGCGTTCGGCAACGGAGCACGACCGGCAGCAAGGCACTCTCCAAAGGCGTAGACTTGGCATGGCGGCGGGTGTCGGGTCCGCCGCCGATGCTGAGCCTGCTGAAGGAGCACCGTATGAGCGATCTGCCGCAAGCCGGGGAACGCCGTCCCATCTGGATGCCGCCACTGGTGGGCGCCGCGGTCCTCTTCTGTCTCTTCCTGCTGGCGACCGCCGTGCGGAACAGCCCGATCGCCAGCAGCGGGCGGGGCGTGATGATCGTCCTCTCGACCGCCGCAGCCGCGGCCGTCACTCTCTACGGTCTCAAGATGGTGGTCGACGCACGCATCCGCGGCATCGCCAGCGCCGCCGCCGGAGCGGTCATGGTCGCCATGGGCGTCTACACCCTCCTCCACGTGCTGCGCTGACAGGGCAGGAGAGCGCGCACGCAGGATCGACGGCACGCGGAAGACGCGGCACACGGCTCACTCGTCCAGCGCGCCCCAGCTCGTGAGCCGGTCAGGGGCAAGGGCGATGATGGGTGCCGCCTCCAGCGCCATGGCGCGGTACTGCGCGTAGCGCTCACGCAGCAGGGCGACCGCGGTCGCGTGTCCCTCCGCGCCCGGCGGGAGTATCCAGGCGCGTCCGCGCGCGTGCACCCAGCCCAGGCGGGACCAGTCCTCGTCGTAGCGGTCAATGATCAGCGCGGCGCGGCCAGTGGCCTCCACATTCCGGACCCGGCGGAGCGGTCGGTCACGCCGTTTCGGCTTCTCGTCGATCGGCGTGTAGAAGTACTCCCCGTCGTAGGCGTAGCAGACGGGCACAACCGACGGCGCGCCCCGCGCGTCCACCGTCGCCAGATGGCCGACTCGCTGCCGATCGATGAAGGCGCGCTCCCGCACGCTCGCCCGTGCCACCGTCACCATCCCCTCCTCTCACCATTCGGCACCTTGACCTCGCCCTGCCCTTCATCGTAAAAACACGATGCAAGGAGGGCGAGCCGTGAAGCCGATTGAGCTGCCATCGAAGACGGATGAACGCCTTGTCGCCATGCTGCGGGCCGTAGCCAACCCGGTGCGATATCGTATCTTGCAGATCCTGGCCGACCGCGGCGAGTGCCAGTGCGGCCCGCTCGGCGCGGATCTCCCGATTGCCCAATCTACGCTGTCGCAGCACCTGAAAGTCCTGCGCGAGGCCGGCCTGATCAAGGGGACGGTTTCCGGGCCAGCCGTGTGCTACTGCCGCGACGAAGAAGCCATCGACTGGCTCAAGCGCGCAATCCAGTCGCTCTGACCCCGCAAGACCGCCGCCTGCTCACACCACCCGCGCCGTGATTTGGGCGCATAGCATGTGGTATGAGGATCCCCGCTCCGTGGCGCGTGCCCGGGGGTAAACCCCCGGGCTGACAACGAAAAGCCGGCTGAAGCCGGCTGGGGTGGGACATGCGGCACACCCCGGCATTGGGTCCCGCCGCTCGGCACGTGCCCGGGGCTAAAGCCGCCGGGCTGATATTTTGGAAAGCCCACTGAAGGGGCTGTGAGACCTACATGCAGGCGAACGCAATCCGGCCTCCCACCGGGCACTGCGTCCCCAGCCCCTTCAGTGGGCTTCGCATTGTCAGCCCGGGGGTTGACCCCCGGGCACCAACCGGATGGTGGGCACCGTATCACCGAGGGCTGAACCCTCTTCCCCCAGCCGGCTTCAGCCGGCTTTCGTTGTGAGCCCGGCGGCTCTAGCCCCGGGCACGCGCCACCCGCGCAGACCCTTCGCACGCGGAACCAGCGTACGGCGCTCTCGTGTCGGGAACGGTTATTGCTCTCTCGATAGCGACCGCGAAGGCGCATCAGCGCTCGCCTAGGCGACCGACGGGCGCTGCAGGAGCGGAACGGTGATGAGCAGTGAGCCGGTCGAGCAGGCGCGGGAGCATGGGTGGATAGACGAGGCGGCGTCCTTCGGCCGCGCCTTCGCCGGTGCCTACCTCTTCGGCATCCCGCTGCTGTTCACGATGGAGATGTGGTGGATCGGCACGTATGCCGATCTCTGGAAGCTCATCGTCTTCCTGGCACTCACCTTCCTCGCGAACGTGGTCCTGACCTACCTGGCGGGGTTCAAGCCCAGGCGCGAGACGAGTCTGATCGCGTCGATCGATGAGTCGGTCGACACCCTCGCCGTCGGGGTAGTGGCATCAGTCATCGTCCTGCTCGTGCTCAACCGGATCGCTCCGGGCGACCCGCTGGACAGTATCCTCGGCAAGGTCATCATCCAGGCTATCCCCTTGAGCATCGGCGCTTCGCTCGCCAACGCCGTGTTCGACCGGCACGAGGGTCGCACCGGTGAGCAGCCGTCTGCAGCGGAGTCGCATCCCTGGCGAGATGCGCTCAACGACCTCGGGGCAACGATCATCGGCGGGGTCTTCATCGGTTTCTCCATCGCGCCGACGGACGAGATCCAGCTCCTCGCGGCGAGCCTGGACATCTACCACGAGGTCGCGCTGGTGGCACTGACACTGGTCATCGGCTACATCATCGTCTTCACCAGCGGCTTCGACCCCGAGTCCGCAGGGCCGCGGCCGACTGGCCCGTTCCAGCACCCCATCACAGAGACCGTTGTCTCATACGTCGTCTCGCTGTCGGTGGCGTTCTGGGCGCTCTATCTCCTGGACCGCGTTGATTTTGGGGACCCATTCCCCAGCATCCTGTCACAGGTGCTGGTGCTGGGCCTGCCGACGATGGTCGGCGGCGCAGCCGGGAGGCTCGCGGTATGAGGGTCACGGAGCAGCGCGAGGACACTGAGCACCAGCAGAAGGAGCCGGGTCCGGCCCGGACGACGGTCGAGTGGATTACCCTCGGGATCAGCGTGCTGATCGTCGCCGCCGTAATCGGGCTCATCATCTACGCCTACGTCACCCAGGGTTCGACGCCCCCGATCATCGATGCGAGCGCGCCGGTGGACCGGGTCCGGCAGGTGCAGGACCGCTACTACCTGCCGGTCGAAGTGCGGAACAGTGGCGGACAGACGGCCAAAGACGTGCGCGTCGCGATCTCGCTGACCACCCCCGACGGCAAGACCGAGACCGCGGAGGTGCTGATCGACTTCCTCGCCGGGGAAGAGACAGCGCACGCCACCGCGGTGTTCACACGCGACCCACGCCAGGGCACGGTTGCGGTGGGAGTCATCAGCTACCTCGCGCCATGACCGGCTGATGGCTCTTGGCAGCCGGTTGCGCCGGTACATCGCCTCACATAAACTATCCGGAATACCCTGGTGTAGGCACGTGGTTGTGCCTGCCAGCCTCACGCGCGAGCGAGCGGGACGCTGCGCCGAGCCGCGGCGCGGTGACCACCGGATCGAACCCAGCGACGCCGCCAGCGGCCGGGAGCCGGTATGGCGGCTGGTGAGCAGGGAAAGGATCCCACCCATGTCGTCCCTCTCCCCGTTGTCCCCGCGTACGCGCGCGATCCTCGATATCCTGGGACCGTTTCTCAGTTCGATCAGGGATTCGACGTACGCCCGCCGACAGCACGAGCCGGGGATCCTCGACTTCATGCTTGGTGATCCCCACGAGCCGCCGCTGCCGGGCATCACCGAGGCGATCCAGCGCTGGAGCGTCCCGCAGGACAACCACTGGTTCGCCTACAAGCTAAGCGAGCCGCAGGCCCAGGCGGCGGTCGCGGCGGCCCTCCGCCAGCGCCGGGGCATCCCGTTCGCCGCCGAGGACATCCTGATGACCACGGGCGCGTTCGGCGCGCTGGCCAACTCGCTCCTGGCGCTGGCCGGCGAGGACGACGAGGTGGTTTTCATCTCCCCGCCCTGGTTCTTCTACGAGGCGATGATCGCGGCCGCGGGCGCCACGCCGGTGCGGGTTGCGGTGCAGCCCGGCACCTTCGATCTCGACCTGGAGGCCATCAGCGCCGCCATCACGCCGCAGACCCGGGTGGTGCTTGTCAACTCACCGCACAACCCCACCGGCAAGATCTACCCACCCGAGACGCTGGAGCGGCTGGCGAAGCTGCTCCGCGAGGCATCCGAACGGCACGGCCGGCCGATCTACCTGATTTCGGACGAGTCATACAGCCGCATCGTCTACGACGGGCGGACCTACCACAGCCCCGCGGCGTACTACCCGTACACCGTCCTGATCTACACCCTCGGCAAGACGCTGCTGGCCCCCAGCCAGCGACTGGGCTACATTGCCCTCCCGCCGGACATGCCGGAGCGGGAGCAGGTGCATCTGGCGATCATGATGCGCCAGGTCGTGGGTGGCTACGGCTTCCCGAACGCGGTGATGCAGTACGCCGTTGGGGATCTGGAGGAGCTCTCGATCGACATCGACCACCTGCAGCGCAAGCGGGACCGCGTGGTGGCGGCGCTGCGGGAGATGGGCTACGAGGTCCACACGCCGGAGGGCACGTTCTACCTGCTGCCCCGCTCGCCCTGGGCGGACGACCTGGCCTTCACCGAGCTGCTCGCCACCCACGGCATCTTCGTGCTGCCGGGGGCGAGCATCGAGGTGCCGGGCTACTTCCGCGTCTCGCTCACTGCGAGCGACGACATGATCGACCGGGCACTGCCGGGATTAGCCGCCGCGATCGCCCACGCCCGGACCCACGCGCCCGCGGCGGCCGGCGGCTGAGCACGCGGCGCCCGGCACGCCGCTTGACAGGCGCGGCCCCGGCGGCGGATCATGCCGGTCCAGCCGAAAGGAGGCCGCGATGAACCAGCGCCAGCCGATGTCCGGTGCCGGCCGGCCGCTTCGGGTCGGGCTGCTGCTCCCGACTGGCGAGGGGCTGATGGCCGGCGAGACGCCCCATTGGCCCGATCTGCTCGCCATGGCCCGGCGGGCCGAGGAACTGGGCTACGACTCCCTCTGGGTGCCGGACCACTTCCTGATGCGTTTTCCGGGACGCACCCGCCCGCCCCGCGGCACCTGGGACTGCTGGACCCTGCTCGCGGCACTGGCGGCGACGACCGAGCGCATCGAGATCGGCTCGCTCGTCAGCAGCACCACCTTCCGC
This genomic window from Sphaerobacter thermophilus DSM 20745 contains:
- a CDS encoding TIGR02588 family protein: MRVTEQREDTEHQQKEPGPARTTVEWITLGISVLIVAAVIGLIIYAYVTQGSTPPIIDASAPVDRVRQVQDRYYLPVEVRNSGGQTAKDVRVAISLTTPDGKTETAEVLIDFLAGEETAHATAVFTRDPRQGTVAVGVISYLAP
- a CDS encoding aminotransferase class I/II-fold pyridoxal phosphate-dependent enzyme, which gives rise to MSSLSPLSPRTRAILDILGPFLSSIRDSTYARRQHEPGILDFMLGDPHEPPLPGITEAIQRWSVPQDNHWFAYKLSEPQAQAAVAAALRQRRGIPFAAEDILMTTGAFGALANSLLALAGEDDEVVFISPPWFFYEAMIAAAGATPVRVAVQPGTFDLDLEAISAAITPQTRVVLVNSPHNPTGKIYPPETLERLAKLLREASERHGRPIYLISDESYSRIVYDGRTYHSPAAYYPYTVLIYTLGKTLLAPSQRLGYIALPPDMPEREQVHLAIMMRQVVGGYGFPNAVMQYAVGDLEELSIDIDHLQRKRDRVVAALREMGYEVHTPEGTFYLLPRSPWADDLAFTELLATHGIFVLPGASIEVPGYFRVSLTASDDMIDRALPGLAAAIAHARTHAPAAAGG